taaagtaaaactagcaactaattttttgtattttgatttagtgcagcaaacaaagtagtaaataaaactaagcaagacaaaaacaaagtaaagagattgagaagtggagactccccttgcagcgtgtcttgatctcccggcaacggcgccttaaaaatatgcttgatggcgtgtaactcacacgttcgttgggaaccccaagaggaaggtatgatgcgcacagcagcaagttttcctcgtaaagaaaccaaggtttatcgaaccaggaggagccaagaagcacgttgaaggttgatggcggcgggatgtagtgcggcgcaacaccagggattccggcgccaacgtggaacctgcacaacacaaccaaagtactttgccccaacgaaacagtgaggttatcaatctcaccggcttgctgtaacaaaggattaaccgtattgtgtggaagatgattgtttgcgtaaaacaagagaacaagtattgcagtagattgtatttcgggaaagagaattggaccggggtccacagttcactagaggtgtctctcccataagacaaacagcatgttgggtgaacaaattacagttgggcaattgacaaataaagagagcatgacaatgcacatacatatcatgatgagtatagtgagatttaattgggcattacgacaaagtacatagaccgccatccaaccgcatctatgcctaaaaagtccaccttcgtgttatcatccgaaccctccggtattaagttgcaaagcaacagacaattgcattaagtatggtgcgtaatgtaatcaacaactacatccttagacatagcatcaatgttttatccctagtggcaacatcacaacacaaccttagaactttctcacatcgtcctgtgtgtcaatgcaggcatgaacccactatcgagcataagtactccctcttggagttacaagcatctacttggccagagcatctactagtaacggaaagcatgcaagatcataaacaacacataagtataactttgataatcaacataacaagtattctctattcatcggatcccaacaaacgcaacatatagaattacagatagatgatcttgatcatgttaggcagctcacaagatccgacaatgatagcacaatggggagaagacaaccatctagctactgctatggacccatagtccaggggtagactactcacacatcacaccggaggcgaccatggcggcgtagagtcctccgggagatgattcccctctccggcagggtgccggaggcgatctcctggatcccccgagatgggatcggcgttggcggcgtctctggaaggttttccgtatcgtggttctcggtactgggggtttcgtcacggaggctatttgtaggcggaagggcaggtcaagaggcggcacgggggccccacaccacagggccgcgcggccaagggggggccgcgccgccctagggtgtggccccctcgtggcccctcttcgtctctccttcggacttctggaagcttcgtggaaaaataggcccctgggctttgatttcgtccaattccgagaatattttcttactaggatttctgaaacaaaaacagcagaaaacaacaactggcacttcggcatcttgttaataggttagttccagaaaatgcacgaatatgacataaagtgtgcataaaacatgtagataacatcaataatgtggcatggaacataagaaattatcgatacgtcggagacgtatcatccagcATCATCAAATAATATATGGTTCCTCCTGTCATAATTTATGCAGATTGCGtacgatgaatttgataattatgaaAACCATGGTGAACACACAGACGATCAAAATGATGAGAACCATGGTGAACACACAGACGATCAAAATACTAGTGAGGTATGTGTAGTGACTCATAAAATGACATAAAATGATGGCAACTGTAAAATTTACGGTTACTAAATTTCGCGATGCATTAATAAATTTCAGGCACAATTTGACACGCAGTTTGAGTACGACTATTACGGTGAATCTGACTTGGACACGGGCCATACTGATGATGTGGAAGGTGCATCAGTTCCTAAGGATTCTGTTGACATGAGCCAGGTTGTTATCTCTTTTTTAACAGTCTCATATAGCTGGAACACATAAATTTATAGTTTTAATTAATGCCTACGTTTTCTACTTGTAGGCGACGCCAAGCGCTAGTCAGCCTGAGAAAACACAGAAAGGTAGCAATGGCAATGAATATCCTGATAATAAGCGGGATTTATACTGGATGATAAAAGAGATGACTTTTATTTCTGAAGTAGCATCATATTCTTTCTACAACAGTTATGCTAAAGATTATGGGTTCAGCGTTCGGCTGGACCAGGTTAAGCGGTTTGATGATGGAGTAATTCGGCTAAGGCGTTTTGTGTGTTCCAGAGAAGGCATACGTCCCAAAAAGCAACTGACGACGGAAGGCCGCATATATAGGCTCAGACCTGAGTCTCGCTGCGGCTGCAAGGCACGTTTGGTGGTGAAGATTGATGGAAGAACTGGTTTCTGGGTTGTTGAAGATTTTCGTGACAATCATAACCATGACCCAGCTGAACCATATCAGACTCCGTTTCTTTGGTCTCATAGGACGATCAACGACGCGCAGAGATCTGAGATATTATCACTGGGAGCCATGGGGGTCAGGAAGCACATCATTATGAGATCCTTCATTGCGAACTCTGGTTCATTTGCCGGTGTTGGATTCATAAGAAAGGATATGTACAACATGTgctctagggagaggaggaggctacttTTCGACGGTGACGCGACCACAACCATCCGCATTATGGCAAAGAGGAAAAAGAGGGACCCTGAATTTTTCTATGAATATGATCTTGACGACAAAGGCCGTCTGAAGCTCATGTTCTGGTGTGATTCCCAGTCACGTAGGGATTACCGGGACTACGGTGATGTGCTGGTGTTTGATAGCACATACAAGATGAATAAATATAAGATGTCATTTGTTCCTTTTGTGGGCTTGAACAACCACCGTAGGACAACGGTTTTTGGGTGTGCCATCCTTTCAAGCGAGAATGAACAAACATATGTTTGGCTTCTAAAGACTTTCCTCAAAGCGATGTGTCAACAGAAGCCAAAGGCAGTAATCACGGATACAGATGCCGCGATGATCAGCGCAAATAGCGAAGTATTTTCTGGTGTGTCGCATCGCATCTGCAGCTTCCACATTGAAAAAAATATGGAGATGCATCTACCTAACAAGTCACTGAACGAGTTCAGAACTCTTTTGTATTACACCACCTCAGAGCAAGTATTTGAGGAGCGATGGCATGCATTTTACAGAAAATGGTAATCCCCAAAAACCAGAACATGGATGAAGAGGATGTACAACAAGAGAAAACTTTGGGCTCCAACGTATCTCTCTGAAGGATTCTGGCTGGGTATGAAAAGCAACCAGCGGAGTGAAAGTTTAAACTCTTGTCTGCACCTTCACCTAGATGGGGAAATGACAATTGTTGATATGATTATGCACTACGACAACTCAATTGTCAGTCTCCGTGAGAACGAAGCCCACGACGACTGCACGGCTTCACAGACTACACAAGTGGCAATTACTAATTTCAGAGAACTAGAGGTTGCTACTGCAAAAATCTTCACTCCTGATGTGTTCTATATTATTCAAGGTGAGCTTTCAAAGATTGGCGGCATAGAGATCTTAGAAAAAAATGCAGGTAGGAGACTCAAACATCTTCATTGTGGCATGGAGGAATAATGTTAGGAGCAGGTTCTACGTGGAACATAGACCCAACGAGGCAGAAATTATAAGGTGCAGCTGTCAAAGGATGATTCGAAAGGGGATCCCTTGCAAGCACATACCGCATGTGCTGCATTTCTTGAAATTTACTGAAATTCCACAATGTTGTGCTCTACGACGATTCACAAAAAATGTCGGGTTTGGGTTGCCAGCTAGACGCACCAGCGACATGTTTGGGTGGGGTTGGTCTGGGGCAGAGGAGCGGATGAAATACAACATGATGAATATTAGGGTTTCACAGGCTATGCATATTGCATTAAACAATTCAGAGGAATATGATCCGCTAAACAGTACCATTGATGGCATAATTTCTAGAAGAGAGGGGTATGGTAAAGGAAAAGCATATGGTCCCCTCAGGTCGGTGCATGAAAATGAAGATGCTAGTGTACCATGGGATATTGTTATTGTGATCCTTTGAAAGTGTCCACTAAGGATGCACCTAGGCAAGAAGCGCAGAAATCTCCGATGACTGAAAATGGAAGACCACAAGGACACAAAGAACGCAGGGCGCAGGTGTGCGGGACATGCCAACAAGAAGGGCATAACAGAAGAAACCCAATATGCATATTTCATCCAAGTAAGTTTTTCTGCCATTTTGTTTCATATATTTTTAAAGATTCCTATGATTTGTTGTGTAATTTTAGGTCTGTGAATATGTGCAGGAATGTGCTGCAGCAGGAAAGGTAGTTCTTTCATAGTTATCTAAAGGGCAGTAAATTTTCTTAATTATGAACGGGACGAAAATAGCTTTGTATTTGATGGAGTTGTTAATGTTTGCTACGTACTGATGTTTTTATTTTGTACGTTAACTCGGCTAAAACTCATTTTATCCAGTTTATATAGTTGTGTTCTATATTTGGTGTATGCGAACCGGCCGACCATTCCGGATGTAATTATCTGGTGTTCTTTTGTAAAAATGGCAAAAGACATGATATATTGTGAAGTAGGTATTTCCTTATGTACACCATCGCATGCATGTACAAAGGTAAAATAATTGCATACTTTCGAAAATGGGAAATAAAATCATTGTTAATTTTTTTTGTAGATAATCATAACCGAATAAATATTGTTTACAACCAAAGATAATTATAAATTCAATATTCCATGTGTCCGGAAACCTTCTGCTGGACAAAAACCGAACACAGTCACACTATCAAATTTATATTTTTCTGGTCTTTGCTAGCGATGTCACTTTGTTTTCACCCTGTCAAGAATGTTGTTAGGTGAAAAAACAATGTTTGCAACTGTACTTTCTCTAGATTCATCGACTGTGGCCTACCAAAACATTATAAGGTGTTATACACATGGCTTGTTAACATTTTTTAAATTAACCGAGTGCATGGAACATAGTATAGACAACCTGAAAAACCGGGCAAGTCATCTGATCTCCGTCCCAGTGCTCCATACATTGCAATACCCATAATCCGCATGAATTGCTGGTATATAATGTGACAAAATTTAAAAGTGTCCGCATATACAAAACCGACTTTCTTTATGTGTAATTCAATATAGGTACTTACGTATCGGTTTGCTTAGGGATATCATAGCTTTTAATAGACCATTCCTCGACATCAGGATATTCTTTCTCACAAGTTTTGTTTGCTTCTTGTATGTCTAGTGAAATTTGCCCAATCTACAACACAATAAATATATTAGTGCACATACATGAGAAAGTACACAAAGACATGTATGTAGAGAATGTAATACCAAGTCTTCCACAACTGATTTTCACACCCCTAAAACAAACAGAGAATCAAGGACCTGGAATTCCTTCTTCGTTGTATGCATGACAACAGTTAtgtaatgtgtctagatacatctacatcTAAACAAAACATGATCTATCGAACCGTTTTCTCCTCGAGCGTTAGGAAGAAATTAAAGGGCAGCCATCTAGGGTTCCACTCTAGTCACCGCCGTCGTCTACCTATCTTCTTCCTCTTTGGTCGGGAATCAACAGGTCCCGCCTTCTTTGCTAGCCGTTTTGGTGGCGGGTGGGTGGTAACCTTGGACCTACGCTCGACGCTGTACAAGATACCTAAAATTAGAGATTGGTCAACCGGTAGGCGTTATGGTGGCTATGGCGGCGCTATGCGGGAAAAGAATAAGGTATACACGCCTGCTCGTCCACCTCGTCGGCAGAGATTTTGCCCGATAGCGTTGAGTAGGGCAGGGAATTATCTGGTCGTTGCTCCCATGGAGTGGTGGATCTTGCTCAGTCTACGGgtgccactagtagaaaacagggaaTTCATTCGAAGCACCCAGAGCATTAGTCCCGGTCGCGTTATGAACCGGGACTAATGGTTTGAACGGCTAGGACGCCGATTttttttagtcccggttcgtaacggGACCTTTCGTCCTGGTTGGAGATAGTGCAAGcctctttagtctcggttggtgtccccaaccgggactaaagggtaaaaGGTTTACCTTTAGTCTCAGTTAGAGACACGAACCCGGACTAAAGGTTTTCTGGGTTTTTTTTTTGCCTCCACACCCCCATTTACCCTTTTTCGCCtttttagctttgtaaaatacaaaataaaatgatagaaaatccaAAATAAAAAATCTTTTAGATGTAGGCAAGTTAGGTGATCTAGTTATTATGAAAAATAAAAAGCATGAATTTTGGCTTAGTTTGCAAAAAACTGTATTTTTCGATAAAATGGCATTATCTTTTGCATACGAACTCCGAAAAAAATTTAATATATAAAATGTATCGACGTGAAAAGTTACATCCAaattcacccgggtttacccgATTAggtaatttttagattctcaaactaACAAAAGGAAATATGAAAATTTTCAGGTTTGAGATTTTCCAAAAAAAACTATTActattatttatttattcaacattattattacattATTATTACATTATTGCTTCTTTATTAGaagaattatttggaattcaaacaataaagtaaGTGTGACATTGTGACCAACAGATCAACAAAATTTATATGACACTAGTATCAATAACGTACGGGCAAAAATGAACTGAGAAGTTAAGTGTGCTAGTGTTGGAGTAGCTTGAGGTTGGGTGACCGGTCGAAAAATTTAACtaggagtaagtaatttgactagagactaagtgtagttagagactaaacaggTCAAAGAACTGaaatattagaaattctgaaaaaatagaaaaaagagtggttgaaaaaaaaataaaaaaatagacgtCATGACCTTTAGTCATGTTTGGTGTTACAAACCGAGACTAAAGGTCCTATTCCCCGGCGCGCACCCGCAACCCATGTGGAGGGCCTTTAGTCTTGGTTCGTAACGGAACCGGAActaaagagggggggggggggggggggggcgttacTTTCGATTCCGTAGTCCCAGTTGCAAAACCGGAACTTAAGgcccttaccaaccgggactgaaacccctttttctactagggtTTAGTGTTAGAAGAATCgttgaatggttcaataacaacaaCTTTGGTCCCGAGGCGGTCCTTGGTGGCATGTTGGCGGCCCGCTGGTAGTTGCGTGGTCGAAGAAGCTCAATGTAATATTTTTTATGTTTGAGGTACTTTGTATTTGTTGTAAACTTCTATAATGAATCTCAATCTTTAATTCTTTATCACGAAgaaatagaaaaacaagatggCTTTTATAAGTCAAGAATGGAGGCCATGATAATTTTGGGTGCCTATTCTAGCCACGGTTGCTACAGCAAGTCAGCAAGACGTACAGTGGGCTCGTATAATCACTGTTGGGAGGGAGATGAGATGAGATGAGATCACAAGAGCCTATGTATAGCTTCATTTGATTCAACGGCTGCTCGCTCACGCTAGACAAGACCTGACCGGTCTTGGGGGTGTACTAGGAAGcataggcgcggcggcacgccgcaccCGTGGTGTTAATATTTGAACATACATAGGTAGCTCTAATTACACTGGAGTGTGGTAgaggagggtagttttgttttcgaAACCGCTTTATTAGAAATTAAGTTAAGTAGACACCATGGTGGCAGTAGAGAAAATGCTGCAGCTCTAGCATACTTAGTGCAGAAGATTATACATAGTGCACCCGTGGAGACCAATTGACGCCGATACGTGTTTCTACTCGGCAGGGAACCAATATTGATGCCGAGGCAAAAGAATACGAAAGTACAATGCTGAAAACCAGAAAAACAAATAGGTAGAAGAGGAACCGAAGGTTCCGGCTGGGCTGATGGAAGCGAGACATAAATCTCCATCCATAGAGATCAAACAACCGAAGAACAGAAACGGCCACTTGCCCAGCAAGATCTCTCACCTTCGAGCATCCACATCTGAGAGGCAAAATGGAATAGAGCAATGATATAGGCAAACTGTTAAAAGTGTAAACAGAACTCTAAAAATCTGTAAGCCACCTAGAAAACTAATTAGAAGGAGTCATGCATTTAACCCCTTCACATCTCTTTTTATCAAGTTCTTAGTTGATTTTGAATGATTTTTTAATCATCATTGTTACCAAATCCATTGTGCATTCAACATTTAACCTCACTCTCTGGAAAAGAACAATTGGAAATATAAGGTTGTTTGTGTAATTATTCGAATGTGCAAACTGTATATATTGATTAAAAAATAAAACTTAAATATGAATTGAATAGGATACCTGAAAATTAGCACTCAGAATAAACAAAAAAACAGTAGCATGCATAGCCTTCTTGATTACCATGTCAATACTGCAGGACAACAAAATGGAATAAGCGTTTTTTGGCATTATCGATATTTTTTATCCTTTTAGCATATATATCATATCAGTTAAAATCCGATAAACTTTCTCAATGTACACACAAGAATATAAAAGGCACAATACTATCAAAAGGGGCACAAATCTAAGGATACCTTGCATAATATGTAATTAGATTAATGTATGGTAACTTGGAAGTCCTTGAAAATCATCTGATCATCAATAATTATGCAAGGTCCTGTCTTTCATAATCAGGCCCTTTTGGTCTACCATTGTCCATTGACCTCACCTTTTTTCATTTATGGCATCATAATACCGTCCTAAACCACAATGTTTCCCAGACAGGTATTAGCGTTTTAGCATACTTTATTATCTCTAAAAGATGGgacatacacaaataaagaaaTGCATGTGCCATTGTAATTCCCTGTAGAAATTTGTAACATGGAGTGAATAAAATGATAAGAGACAACGTAAGCATCCCTTAGCAATGTACTATAAAATAGTTTCACTGCTCGCTGAAAACAGACAACAAATTTATAACTTTTCCACTTTGAAAATTTAAAGACTTTTTAAAGTAAACAAAGTATTTACTTTTCTTGCATTATATATGATTCTTGAAACATAAGGAACTAATTGGCTCTGCAGTTTTTTGCATCTGATTATATAAATAGAATTCTAAATTACCACTTAATCAAAATTATAGTAGGCCAACCTCATTAAAATATTTTACAGATGTGCAACAACCAATCCAGGGTTAATATTAGCAACCAGATCAGAAATTACCAAAATATTCCAAGGGATATTCTCAATCAAGCCCAACAAAAAATAATAAAACATCATATTAGATAAGAGAAAAAGAGCAGATGAGTGACAACAGATTGAACCAGCAGCATGCAATAGCAGTTGCATGGATAGCATGCTGAAAAAGTTAAAATACTAAGCGCTGCACCTGGAATGAGTAAAAAGAGGAGACACACACACCACAGAGCCAGGAGATGCATGCAATGGCGTCAAAACATAAACGTGCATCATTTAAGGTACCCAACTACTGAGAGCCAACTAAACCAGAAGACATCTCATATCAGATGGAGGAATGGCGCAAAAGAACATCCTATATGATAATCTGTAAACTGAAGTACAAAAGACATCATCAAGATAATTGTTAGTGCTTaccaaagctagcaaatatggcaaCTGAAAAGGATGTTTAATAGAGCTTACCTGTAGCAACACTGACGAACCGCCATGGATCCCAATCCTTTTCAGCCGGAACGTGCTTCAACGCCGCATCATTGAAATCATCTGTGCAAATCATCTGTACAATATCCAAATCACCTTGGATGTCTGAGGTTAAGCATCTCACCAATACCCCACGTTTGGGCTCCTGAATAGGAAGTACACAAATCATTGGCCCAGTATTTTGAACAAACGTAAAGCTAGTAAAAAAAAGCACATCAAAACAGTATAAGGGTAAACCTTCAAAACTCTAAATGTCTGAGCAAATATGGCCAACTTACACCATCAGGCAAATCATCTATATCAACACTGGTCAGAACAACAGTCTACTCTGCAACGAACAACCCGTGCCAGAAACTCTGTTGTAACCATATCAGGTAAACCACATAGTATCCGGCACTGTGAGTCTACATTAGGTACCTACATCATCTAAATTGAGATGCGGCAGCAGCTATGGAGTGTCTCACTGTTGGGCGTGACACTGCTGTGGAGCCTCTCCCTCGCAAGTCATAATCCAGCCAAGCCACTTGCGCCGATTATGACAAACAGCTCCCCCTTTCTCCATTTAGGCATAAACACAAACAGCTGCAAGGCACTTGTGCTACTCCTACACAGAACATGACGGTAAAAAAAAAAcataatgaagagagagatagatagGGATAAATTTCTTATCTCCTTGGGAAAcataatgaagagagagatagatagGGATAAATTGCTTATCTCCTTGGGGAAATTTCCCCAAGCGGTCTTTCTCTGCAAGAAGAAGATGCATCGGGCCACAAATGAGTCGTGACTGCAATATAATGGAATCCATGGCAGCAAACCCATGGATAGGAGGGACAGGAGCACATGAATCGTTCCAAGGAAAGCCAGGTTCCTCACCAGAAAAATAAATCGACCAGTTCTTCCAGCTCCCAGCAGTAAGACGTCCGCGGACAGATACCTCCCCGTCTTCGTGGCCGGCTGTCGGCTCGACGACCTGGCTGCGGAACGGGCGGCGCGTGCCCTCCTTCGTCGTACCGGACGACAG
This Lolium perenne isolate Kyuss_39 chromosome 1, Kyuss_2.0, whole genome shotgun sequence DNA region includes the following protein-coding sequences:
- the LOC127294714 gene encoding uncharacterized protein isoform X3, with the translated sequence MRCGRLALAAWSTLRLPGPSSKMRKVHTRMSARSIHQSPRDWIPRADYFVGNAGVDGTVRVEDCRPVRRRRARAARSAARSSSRQPATKTGRYLSADVLLLGAGRTGRFIFLEPKRGVLVRCLTSDIQGDLDIVQMICTDDFNDAALKHVPAEKDWDPWRFVSVATVLTW
- the LOC127294714 gene encoding uncharacterized protein isoform X2, with amino-acid sequence MRCGRLALAAWSTLRLPGPSSKMRKVHTRMSARSIHQSPRDWIPRADYFVGNAGVDGTVRVEDCRPVRRRRARAARSAARSSSRQPATKTGRYLSADVLLLGAGRTGRFIFLEPKRGVLVRCLTSDIQGDLDIVQMICTDDFNDAALKHVPAEKDWDPWRFVSVATGRYYDAINEKR
- the LOC127294714 gene encoding uncharacterized protein isoform X1 — protein: MRCGRLALAAWSTLRLPGPSSKMRKVHTRMSARSIHQSPRDWIPRADYFVGNAGVDGTVRVEDCRPVRRRRARAARSAARSSSRQPATKTGRYLSADVLLLGAGRTGRFIFLEPKRGVLVRCLTSDIQGDLDIVQMICTDDFNDAALKHVPAEKDWDPWRFVSVATVYRLSYRMFFCAIPPSDMRCLLV